The region GGCAATCCCAGCCCGGAGTATATCGGATCTCTTCGCCAAAGAAATAGTGAGTCTTAGTGATGATGTCTTTGAGTGTTTTATTAAGCGCGTGTCCGATGTGCAAATTTCCGTTAGCGTAAGGGGGTCCGTCGTGAAGGTTGAAACTCTTTTTAGCCTTTTGGCGTTTAGCTTTCATCTTGGAGTAGATATTTCGCTCGCCATACCATTTTTCCAGCCGTTCAGGCTCATTTTGCGGCAGGTTGCCGCGCATAGGAAACTCCGTGCTTGGAAGCAGGAGCGTATCTTTATAATCCATACTTTTACCTTGTTTTAAATTTGCAAATTTTATCTAAGCAGTGATTAAAGGCTACTGAAAATAGAGCTTTAAGCTAAAAATTTAGTCGATTTTTTTGTGATATAATTTCAAAAATTAAGGAGGTTTTTATGAAAAATGCACTTTTAATAATCGGGAAAGATTTAAGCATAAATGCCGCTTTTTTGGGATATATTTTTAGCTTTTATAAGGCTCATTTCAAAGAGCTTGGGGAGTTTAATTTCGCCGATAAAAGCGACAAAGAGTTGCCCTTTATCATAGAAAAAATATGCCTTAAATTTGACACTCTTACGATATTTAGCTCTGATGAAACATACGCGACGGTGGCTAAAATTTTAGCCACTTTAAGCTCGGATAAGCTTGAGCTAAAAGATGAAAACACGCTTGCCTTAAGCAAGGCCGCTAAGGTTTCAAAAGATAGCTTTTTAATAAATTTAAACACAACGCAAGTAAATTTACTTAAGGCAAATCCGACTTGCGAGCTTCCTGAAATTCTCATCGAACCAAATTTAAATTTTGAGTATTTTAATCTAGTTGATATCGATAAAGAGAGTGCGAAAATCCTGCTTGAGCCGATAGCCAAAACTTACGAGGTTCAAATTCACTTCTCGGAAATCACTAAAAATTTAATAATAGTGCGCGCAGAAGCCAATAAATTCGGTCAAACAAAAGGCTTCATAGAAAGTGCGGTCAATCTATTTTCAAACAAAATAATTTTAGGCAGAAATTTCATAGAGCATATCGCTAAAATTTTGATTAAAAACGAGCTTAAAATCACATTTGCAGAGTCTTGTACCGCAGGTCTTATCGCAGCAAAATTTACAGCCACGGCAGGAGTATCTGCGGCATTTGACGGCGGACTTGTGACATATGCAAATGAGATAAAGCGCGATTGGCTTGGGGTTAGCGATGAAGTGCTTAAAACTTACGGTGCAGTTAGCGAGCAGTGCGTAAAAGCGATGTTAAGCGGTGCGCTTACATCAAGCGGAGCTGATTTTGCACTTGCGGCAAGCGGTATAGCAGGACCGGGCGGAGGAAGCGAAGAAAAGCCGGTCGGAACGGTATTTGTAGGTGCGCTTGCAAAGGACGGAAGTAGTATCATTGAAAGGCTAAATTTAAAAGGCGACAGAGGCT is a window of Campylobacter sp. CCUG 57310 DNA encoding:
- a CDS encoding CinA family protein, yielding MKNALLIIGKDLSINAAFLGYIFSFYKAHFKELGEFNFADKSDKELPFIIEKICLKFDTLTIFSSDETYATVAKILATLSSDKLELKDENTLALSKAAKVSKDSFLINLNTTQVNLLKANPTCELPEILIEPNLNFEYFNLVDIDKESAKILLEPIAKTYEVQIHFSEITKNLIIVRAEANKFGQTKGFIESAVNLFSNKIILGRNFIEHIAKILIKNELKITFAESCTAGLIAAKFTATAGVSAAFDGGLVTYANEIKRDWLGVSDEVLKTYGAVSEQCVKAMLSGALTSSGADFALAASGIAGPGGGSEEKPVGTVFVGALAKDGSSIIERLNLKGDRGYIREQSALHAYLCLLKLRPRLFFRQI